From the genome of Bradyrhizobium elkanii USDA 76, one region includes:
- a CDS encoding AAA family ATPase: MTPASSTATATGETGQAAVLSFLAGSGEPNTPVKRIDTHCSIVFLEASRVLKIKRAVKLPYLDFSTLEKRRRACEDEIAVNKRHAPAIYRGVVPITHGRDGLAVGGTGPVVEWAVEMARFDENKTLDHLAERDAIRPELGERLAAILLKSHRELIGSDGSHWLTSLPVIIDRNTEQFRAESTLSCRKIDELHELSHRSLARNLELLRLRAAAGQIRHCHGDAHLGNIVLLDGEPVLFDAIEFDPDIATTDVLYDLAFPLTDLLYFGRETVANRLFNSYMQNAWDTQSGALSLLPLFLSMRAAIRANVLFTKARQHQLDQEIAAQAGRYFELARRLIEPEPPRLVAVGGKSGTGKSVLARDMARLIAPPPGALVLRSDVIRKQLSHVAEHATLAPETYTPEASDRVYQAMLDRAKRAMAQGISVVLDAAFLKQAERDAARAAARNAKVKFSGLFLTAEQAIRLRRVASRQHDASDATAGVVLSQESIDTGHIDWQLIDASGSPAATLQRSMPCLPDAPFHSNRRNIT; the protein is encoded by the coding sequence ATGACGCCGGCATCATCAACTGCGACTGCCACAGGCGAGACCGGCCAGGCCGCCGTATTGTCGTTTCTGGCCGGATCTGGCGAGCCGAACACCCCGGTCAAGCGGATCGACACCCATTGTTCGATCGTCTTTCTCGAAGCTTCGCGCGTCCTGAAGATCAAGCGAGCGGTCAAGCTGCCCTATCTCGACTTCTCGACGTTGGAGAAGCGGCGGCGCGCTTGCGAGGATGAGATTGCCGTCAACAAGCGCCACGCCCCCGCGATCTATCGCGGGGTGGTTCCGATCACGCACGGGCGCGATGGACTTGCGGTCGGCGGGACCGGACCAGTCGTCGAATGGGCCGTCGAAATGGCCCGCTTCGACGAAAACAAGACACTCGATCATCTCGCCGAGCGGGATGCAATCCGGCCGGAGCTGGGCGAGAGACTGGCCGCCATCCTGCTCAAATCCCATCGAGAACTGATTGGGAGCGATGGATCGCACTGGCTTACGTCACTCCCCGTCATCATCGATCGCAACACCGAGCAGTTTCGCGCCGAGTCAACTCTTTCCTGCAGGAAGATCGATGAACTGCACGAGTTGAGCCATCGATCGCTCGCTCGGAATCTTGAGCTCCTGCGCCTCCGCGCCGCAGCTGGGCAAATCCGGCATTGTCACGGCGATGCACATCTCGGCAACATCGTCCTGCTCGACGGCGAGCCTGTTCTGTTCGATGCGATCGAGTTCGACCCCGATATCGCGACGACCGACGTCCTCTACGACCTCGCATTTCCACTGACGGATCTGCTGTACTTCGGACGCGAGACCGTCGCCAACAGGCTATTCAATAGCTACATGCAGAATGCCTGGGACACGCAATCGGGTGCGTTGTCTTTGCTGCCATTGTTTCTATCAATGCGAGCGGCGATCCGGGCTAACGTGCTCTTCACCAAGGCACGGCAACATCAACTCGATCAAGAGATCGCCGCCCAAGCGGGCCGCTATTTCGAGCTTGCACGTCGGCTGATTGAGCCGGAGCCACCCCGCCTAGTTGCAGTTGGCGGGAAGTCGGGTACCGGCAAGAGCGTGCTGGCGCGCGACATGGCGCGTCTGATCGCGCCGCCCCCGGGCGCCCTGGTTCTGCGATCGGATGTCATTCGCAAGCAACTCTCCCACGTCGCCGAACATGCCACGTTAGCGCCGGAGACCTACACTCCCGAAGCATCGGACCGCGTTTATCAAGCCATGCTCGACCGAGCCAAACGCGCCATGGCTCAGGGGATTTCCGTTGTTCTCGACGCGGCATTCTTGAAGCAGGCGGAGCGCGATGCCGCACGAGCCGCCGCCCGCAATGCCAAGGTGAAATTCAGTGGATTGTTCCTGACCGCCGAACAAGCCATTCGGCTGCGACGCGTCGCCTCACGGCAACACGACGCTTCGGATGCAACGGCTGGCGTCGTTCTGAGCCAGGAGAGCATCGATACTGGCCATATCGATTGGCAACTCATCGACGCATCAGGCTCACCTGCCGCCACTCTCCAGCGCAGCATGCCCTGCCTGCCAGACGCACCTTTCCATTCAAATCGGCGGAATATCACCTAA
- a CDS encoding zinc-dependent alcohol dehydrogenase family protein gives MHAMILPARDARLQYTERPDPLPGPGEVRVKVGACGVCRTDLHVVDGELPGIAYPIVPGHEVVGRIDAIGESVDGLHLGARVGVPWLGSTCGHCSYCREGKENLCDAPLFTGYTRDGGFATHLVADARYCFPLGRDGEDAELAPLLCAGLIGWRSLVMAGDGRKLGIYGFGAAGHIVAQVARWQGRDVYAFTRAGDTEAQRLALSLGACWTGASEDRPPAELDAAIIYAPTGPLVPLALRTLRKGGRVVCAGIHMSDIPSFPYDILWGERQIVSVANLTRQDGVDFLKTAARAGIRTHVTVFPLDQANEALARLRDGKLVGAAVLKP, from the coding sequence ATGCACGCCATGATCCTGCCCGCGCGCGACGCGCGGCTGCAATATACGGAGCGGCCCGACCCACTTCCGGGACCAGGCGAGGTCCGCGTCAAGGTCGGCGCCTGTGGCGTTTGCCGCACCGACCTGCACGTCGTCGATGGAGAACTGCCCGGCATCGCCTATCCGATCGTTCCCGGCCATGAGGTGGTTGGCCGTATCGACGCGATCGGTGAAAGCGTGGATGGCCTGCATCTCGGTGCACGCGTCGGCGTTCCCTGGCTCGGATCCACCTGCGGGCATTGTTCCTACTGCCGGGAGGGCAAGGAAAACCTCTGCGACGCCCCCCTGTTCACCGGCTACACGCGGGACGGCGGCTTTGCCACGCACCTGGTGGCTGACGCGCGTTACTGCTTTCCGCTCGGCAGAGACGGCGAGGATGCGGAGCTGGCGCCCCTGCTGTGCGCCGGCCTGATCGGCTGGCGCTCCCTGGTGATGGCTGGCGACGGCCGCAAGCTCGGCATCTACGGTTTTGGCGCGGCGGGACATATCGTCGCGCAAGTGGCGCGCTGGCAAGGGCGGGATGTGTACGCTTTCACCCGCGCCGGCGACACCGAGGCCCAGCGCCTGGCATTGTCGCTCGGCGCATGCTGGACCGGTGCTTCGGAAGATCGGCCCCCGGCAGAACTTGATGCCGCGATCATCTATGCGCCGACCGGGCCCCTCGTCCCGCTTGCACTGCGCACGCTGCGCAAGGGCGGACGCGTGGTCTGTGCCGGCATTCACATGTCGGATATCCCGAGCTTTCCCTACGACATCCTTTGGGGTGAACGGCAGATCGTTTCCGTTGCCAACCTGACGCGACAAGATGGCGTCGATTTTCTCAAGACAGCGGCAAGGGCTGGAATCCGGACGCACGTCACCGTCTTTCCCCTGGACCAGGCGAACGAAGCACTTGCGCGCTTGCGGGACGGCAAGCTCGTCGGCGCAGCCGTCTTGAAGCCATGA
- a CDS encoding Hsp20/alpha crystallin family protein — MANNVIPVGSERALARRENNPFVFLQQEIDRLFDGFGRNFPAFAAPQAMMPRMDVSETDKTVEISAELPGLEAKDIQLNLADDTLTIRGKKKSEREEKDKDYHLIERSFGAFSRSVALPEGVKAEDVSAEIAKGVLKVTVKKPAPKQSRQIDIKTAA; from the coding sequence ATGGCTAACAACGTGATTCCCGTTGGAAGCGAGCGCGCCTTGGCGCGGCGCGAAAACAATCCCTTCGTATTTCTGCAGCAGGAGATCGACCGGCTGTTCGACGGCTTCGGCCGCAATTTTCCGGCGTTCGCCGCGCCGCAGGCGATGATGCCGCGCATGGACGTCAGCGAGACCGACAAGACCGTCGAGATCTCAGCCGAACTGCCAGGCCTCGAGGCCAAGGACATTCAGCTCAATCTCGCCGACGACACGCTCACGATCCGCGGCAAGAAGAAGAGCGAGCGCGAGGAGAAGGACAAGGACTATCACCTGATCGAGCGCAGCTTCGGCGCGTTCTCGCGGTCCGTTGCATTGCCCGAGGGCGTCAAGGCGGAAGACGTCAGTGCCGAGATCGCCAAGGGCGTGCTCAAGGTCACCGTCAAGAAGCCGGCTCCCAAGCAGAGCAGGCAGATCGACATCAAGACGGCGGCGTAG
- a CDS encoding HPP family protein, which translates to MYEFLQETVASNMTRSVRSVAPEMTVGDLYRLFAKDDYDAYPVLRDDIVVGFVTKLDALKVFACPVDHMLPRYDDRMGTTVDEIMSSDVIAVEPDTNLQRVLQLMVAHRLKSLPVIDKYHHLVGIIAREDVMRALARCTKRQAPPLVPCETVRCLRLV; encoded by the coding sequence ATGTACGAGTTTCTTCAGGAGACCGTTGCGAGCAACATGACGAGATCGGTACGAAGCGTCGCTCCCGAAATGACCGTCGGCGACTTGTACCGGTTGTTCGCGAAAGACGACTATGACGCCTATCCCGTGCTCCGCGACGATATTGTGGTCGGATTCGTCACGAAGCTGGACGCCCTGAAGGTGTTCGCCTGTCCGGTAGATCACATGCTGCCACGTTACGACGATCGCATGGGAACGACGGTCGATGAGATCATGTCGTCCGATGTGATCGCGGTCGAGCCGGATACAAATCTGCAGCGCGTCCTTCAGCTAATGGTCGCGCATCGGCTCAAGAGCCTACCGGTGATCGACAAGTATCACCACCTGGTCGGGATTATTGCTCGCGAGGATGTCATGCGGGCCCTGGCGCGCTGCACGAAACGGCAGGCGCCTCCGCTGGTTCCCTGCGAGACTGTCCGATGTCTACGTTTGGTTTAG
- a CDS encoding bifunctional acetate--CoA ligase family protein/GNAT family N-acetyltransferase codes for MSTFGLDRVLSPRSVALVGGSSRPSSLGLAVLMNLKTCGFAGRIAVVNPKYTAIDGEITSRDIKSLPFVPDLVAITAPAAAIPGIISDAAAVGAAGAVILSAGLGHGAGSLAETVAQTARRHGMRLIGPNCLGVMVPRAKLNASFAAHQPAEGCLALISQSGAVAAAMIEWAAERRRLGFSGIVSIGDQLDVDVADLLDYFAQDDHTNAILLYVEAVRDARKFMSAARAAARLKPLIVVKAGRVAQGAKAAATHTGALAGSDAVYDAAFRRAGMLRVYDLRELFDCAELLGRGFVPRGNRLSILTNGGGLGILAIDRLVELGGVPAGLTTETIAALDRVLPQGWSRANPIDISGDADAARYVAALGPLLEDANSDAVLVMNVETAVAPTERIAEAVTRCVDGRRARNSEVAALVLASWDGADARTAATFERARVPHFPTEDDAVRAFMYLVRYRDASIALAATPPSSASTFAPRTAAARHVIAKALSERREWLDPIEIVALFEAYDIPIVPTVVARDADDAVDKAAPFLAQGLAVAVKLFSRDIRHKSDIGGVILGLRTRESVAQAARTVLARARAARPDAALQGVTIQPMIERRAARELILGIADDPTFGPVIVFGRGGTAVEVIDDKALALPPLDMNLARDLVGRTRVSRLLAAYRDVPAVPEDVVPRTLVKLAQMAADIPEVAELDINPLLADETGVMALDARVAVRKPARLFAGQTRLAVRPYPSQWEGELALRDGSRVVVRPLRPEDEPMVESFFKRVTAEDLRLRFFQAMKNFSHAFIARLTQLDYARAMAFAALDPATGAMVGAVQLHSDSLYENAEYAILLQSDLKGKGLGWALMQLLIRYAKSEGLKRLSGEVLAENSTMLSMCHEIGFTAATEPTDHRIVNVVLDLSLPVVDALGVDILIRQSAIRAA; via the coding sequence ATGTCTACGTTTGGTTTAGATCGGGTTCTCTCGCCTCGATCGGTCGCGCTTGTCGGCGGCAGTTCGCGTCCGTCTTCGCTCGGTCTGGCGGTACTCATGAACCTCAAGACATGCGGTTTTGCCGGCCGCATCGCCGTAGTCAATCCGAAATACACTGCGATCGATGGCGAGATTACGTCCCGGGATATCAAATCACTTCCATTCGTTCCCGACCTCGTTGCGATCACGGCGCCTGCGGCCGCGATTCCCGGAATCATATCGGACGCTGCCGCGGTCGGTGCCGCCGGTGCGGTCATCCTGTCCGCCGGCCTCGGACATGGTGCCGGCTCGCTAGCCGAGACGGTCGCGCAGACGGCGCGCCGGCACGGCATGCGCCTGATCGGGCCGAACTGTCTCGGCGTCATGGTGCCGCGCGCGAAGCTCAATGCGAGTTTTGCCGCGCATCAGCCCGCCGAAGGCTGTCTTGCCCTGATCTCGCAGTCCGGGGCCGTCGCTGCCGCGATGATCGAATGGGCGGCAGAGCGGCGGCGGCTCGGCTTCTCCGGCATCGTGTCGATCGGAGATCAGCTCGACGTCGATGTCGCCGATCTGCTCGATTATTTCGCGCAGGACGATCATACCAACGCGATCCTGCTCTACGTCGAGGCCGTCAGGGATGCGCGCAAGTTCATGTCGGCCGCGCGCGCCGCGGCACGGCTCAAGCCCCTGATTGTCGTGAAAGCGGGCCGGGTGGCGCAAGGCGCCAAGGCCGCAGCCACCCATACGGGAGCGCTCGCCGGTTCGGACGCCGTCTATGACGCGGCGTTCCGCCGGGCCGGCATGCTGCGCGTGTACGACCTTCGGGAACTGTTCGACTGCGCCGAGTTGCTTGGCCGCGGCTTCGTTCCGCGCGGCAACCGCCTGTCGATCCTGACCAATGGCGGCGGGCTCGGCATCCTCGCGATCGACCGGCTCGTTGAGCTCGGTGGCGTTCCTGCAGGCCTGACGACGGAGACGATTGCGGCGCTCGATCGGGTCCTGCCGCAAGGCTGGTCTCGTGCCAACCCCATCGATATCTCCGGCGATGCCGACGCTGCCCGCTACGTGGCCGCGCTCGGCCCGCTGCTCGAGGACGCCAACAGCGACGCCGTGCTGGTCATGAACGTGGAAACGGCTGTTGCGCCGACCGAACGGATTGCCGAAGCGGTCACGCGGTGCGTTGACGGCCGCCGAGCCAGGAACAGCGAGGTAGCCGCACTGGTGCTTGCGTCGTGGGATGGTGCCGACGCCCGCACGGCGGCGACCTTCGAGCGGGCGCGCGTCCCGCATTTCCCGACCGAGGACGATGCAGTGCGCGCCTTCATGTATCTGGTGAGATACCGCGATGCTTCCATCGCGCTGGCCGCAACGCCGCCCAGCAGCGCCTCGACGTTTGCGCCGCGGACGGCGGCGGCGAGGCACGTGATCGCGAAGGCGCTGTCCGAGAGGCGGGAATGGCTCGACCCGATCGAGATCGTCGCGCTGTTCGAGGCTTATGATATTCCGATCGTTCCGACCGTCGTGGCCCGTGATGCCGACGATGCCGTGGACAAGGCAGCGCCCTTCCTGGCGCAAGGGCTTGCCGTGGCGGTGAAGCTGTTCTCGCGCGACATCAGGCACAAGTCGGACATCGGCGGTGTCATTCTCGGCCTGCGGACTCGCGAAAGCGTCGCACAGGCCGCCAGGACGGTGCTGGCGCGCGCTCGTGCCGCGCGTCCGGATGCCGCCCTGCAGGGCGTGACGATCCAGCCGATGATCGAGCGGCGGGCGGCACGTGAGCTGATCCTTGGCATTGCCGACGATCCGACCTTCGGCCCGGTGATCGTGTTTGGCCGCGGCGGCACCGCGGTTGAGGTGATCGACGACAAGGCGTTGGCGCTGCCACCCCTCGACATGAACCTGGCGCGCGACCTCGTCGGGCGCACGCGGGTCTCGCGGTTGCTTGCCGCCTACCGCGACGTACCCGCCGTTCCGGAAGATGTCGTTCCGCGCACCCTCGTCAAGCTGGCGCAGATGGCGGCCGATATTCCCGAAGTCGCGGAGCTCGATATCAATCCGCTGCTGGCTGACGAAACCGGCGTGATGGCGCTCGACGCGCGGGTGGCGGTCCGCAAGCCGGCGCGGCTGTTCGCCGGTCAGACACGACTTGCAGTGCGGCCCTACCCGTCGCAGTGGGAGGGCGAGCTTGCTCTAAGGGATGGCTCGCGCGTCGTGGTGCGGCCGCTGCGGCCGGAAGATGAGCCCATGGTGGAGAGCTTCTTCAAGCGAGTGACCGCCGAGGATCTCAGGCTTCGCTTCTTTCAGGCGATGAAGAATTTCTCGCACGCGTTCATTGCGCGGTTGACCCAACTCGACTACGCGCGTGCGATGGCCTTTGCGGCGCTGGATCCAGCTACGGGTGCCATGGTTGGAGCGGTCCAGCTTCATTCCGACTCGCTCTATGAGAATGCCGAGTACGCTATCCTGTTGCAGTCTGATCTCAAGGGCAAAGGGCTTGGATGGGCGCTGATGCAGCTCCTGATCCGTTATGCGAAGTCGGAAGGGCTGAAGCGGCTGTCTGGCGAAGTGCTGGCCGAGAACAGCACCATGTTGAGCATGTGCCATGAGATCGGATTCACGGCGGCCACAGAGCCGACCGACCACAGGATCGTCAATGTCGTTCTCGATCTCTCCCTTCCGGTGGTGGATGCCTTGGGCGTCGACATCCTGATCCGGCAAAGTGCAATCAGAGCGGCGTGA